GATGACGTCTCATCGGTCATGGGGCTGATAATTATATTTAAGGGGTAGTTGGGTCGTTTCCTCATAAATTAATCCCTATATTATGTCGTTTTTCCTACATTCAGAACCCCTGTATAAGACTTTTTATGCCCAAATTCACCCCatttaattcattattcaaaattccCAATAGAGAACTAAATCTCCTCTCAAGTATTGTCCCTCTAGAAGGAgggggaggaggaggaggaggagaagaagaaggagaacaaggagaagaagaagaagacgaacAAGTCACCTAAGGTTTCAACCTAAGGTTCAAATTTCTCCATTGAAGGGTAGCAATTTGATTCAAGATATGAAAGTTTTCATCCATTAATCTTTTTGATTCATGGAGTCCCCAAATTTCTATGTTTCAAAAGGTAGAATTCCCCAATGAGTTAGGGTTTTCCTTAATTACCATGGGTTCCTTTGATCATTGatctttataattaaattatgtagTAATAtgcatgaattgatgatttataattcttttatgATGTTTCCCCATGAACCTATGTGAACCCCTATATTCCCAAATTGTGATTTCAAATGTGGGTTGTTGATTATGAAAGAGGAGTTTTATGATCTAAAACTTGAAGTGAATGTATCACatgaatttttcatataatCCCTATCTATTCCTTGAATTATAGATTTGGTGATTTAAAGTAAGCTTTGAACCCCAGAAGGACCAAGTCTGAGTGTATGCATGATCTTATGAAACCTATGTAAATGTTTAagaatgttgttgttattgtactGTTTAAAGGGTGTTCTCATAAACACATGCAACCATGTTGTggaaggttttctcacatagaAAGGATTCTTAGGTTGAAAGGCTTTCTCATCTAAATGAATCAAAGAGTAAGAGTTATCCTAATAAAACAAGCTTGCCTTGGTTGTCAAAGGAAAACTTTCCAAGaattttaagaataagtatAAATTGACTACTTTGAGGGAATTATTCTTACACCGAGTGGATATTTATGTGAGATAGAAGCTCTCTTGTTAGTAGAGGATGGGTTCCTAGAAGCAATATCATGATATTGAACCTCTCTCTTTAGTAGAGGTCGAGTTTCTAGTAATAATCTCTTTTTTCCCTTAAACCATGTTGCCTCATAGGTTGAAAAGCTAGTGGATTAACTTAAGATAGAAATTTatggttctaccttaggcaagtagaacAATGATTTTCGATGTGGAAGACACTGGGTGATCATTTTATATCTCACATGgtatctatgtcggttaaggctaatTTTCCCACAACAAGACTAAAAGTAAACTAAGGTTACTGAACGAGTATCTTATATGTGTTCaatgatttaaaatgaattaacttgCATTGACCCtgatgttatgaattatgtatttAACTCTCTTATATCATGATTTAATTGTTAAAATGCATGTCATTCAATGGCATGCTATTTTTAGCATGTTCTAAAAGTGTTTATGCATAGATATCATACTTggtgcatttttgtactaatgcatactttTACATACATTTTGCCAAATGTAGGGTCTGACAGTCAGGGGCATTATTTTTGTGGCTAAGTGTTGTGTTCGAGATTACCTAgcattggtgagtcctcattcatTGAGGAtagatcttttttttaaaatttctttcttgCATTACCTTTTTCCACATGATGTATGGGAAAGGACCAATTTCATTATATTACATTAGATGGCGAAGATTAGACATGACTTTAGACTTCCGCTTTTCTATAAAAAATGTGTAGGACTTACAATGTTGTTTTACTctttgttgttttacttcttatGTTATGAAAGCTAAATATCTTGTATAGTCTCCTTTGGGGTTCTATATGCCATGTTACCTGTAGGAGTAACCACTGGGTCTGACATATATTGCTTAtagaaaggtaaaaaaaaaaagtaatttcttTTGAAAGGTTTTTGcacacttttaaaatatttcattttcataagttttttattacaataatctatatatatatatatatatatatataagactaCAAATTTCATGAAACTGACGAAAGGGAGTTGCTTGGATGATAAACACCCTTCTCTTCCACCCCGAAGGTTGCCAGTTCGAGTCACCAAGAGAGCAAAATGGGTGTGAGCTCCAAGGATAGTTATTTTTAGCTTAAGATagatatatttaaaaaacatcttttacttatttaaaatcTTTCGTTAGACAATTAAAGCACATAAATTCTAAACGGAAAAATTCATTAGTTAtagttaaattttataaataagatATATGGTGTTGTACGTCAGACATGTGTGCAAGACTAACATAAATTCATTCAAAAGGAcacatgtaattttttaatcaaaagtgaGCAATGATGTGTCGGCACTGCATAGGATCAACTTTTTGGTATTTAGAACTTTTATTAATCACCAAAGTAGTATTTAGAAAACTAAGACAGCAGTACTCTACTGGCTATATCAATAAAACAAGTTAGCTGCAACTAACAAAAACCAAGTAGACACTAAAAACTACATTTATCTTGGAATAGCTTGGCTGCTACATTAGCTCTAGCACAACGCACACAATCAATTTTGCGGGCTAACCTCGATTATGGTCTCATGTTTCCTATTGTGTTCCTCTCCTTCAATATTGCATATATATTATGTAGAGATTGACTTCAGGGCTTGAGCTTGTTGACTTATCTTAGTTTTCAATATGATCCATTGGTGTCTTGTACCAATGGTACTACTAGGTGGCTTATTGATCCATTGGAGTATATTCAACCACAATATGCTAGCAAACATATCTTCAAAGAACAAGTTGTCTCTTGTGTCTTCTTCTTGTtaacacataacacatataGGATTCACTTGTATTCTCCATTTCAGTAGTTTGTCCATTGTGAGGAGCCTATCTTTTACCTGCAACCATAGTTTAAACAGTACTTTTGGCCTTGCAGAGTTTCAACAAATAAGGCCTCTTCATTCAACcgtttaataaatattttgctGATAAGACTGCCTATTCACACTTTTCTTTCCCGCAACTCCCTTATGCATAGATGCAACATATCTTTCATCACCAGAACTTTCATTACCATCCAACAAACATGATTAggatcaattttaaaaataattaatgcaaTTCTTTGAATTagagaattattttttaaaaaatcatatttgttgactattttttagaaaaactaCTAACATATAGAAGAGGCTAAGAGCACAAAATTGGGCGTCAACATGTCAGCTTCAACTGTGTGCTTCTTCTCGTACAAAGCTACATGGATTATTGGTTATTGGATGACATTTCATGTGCAGGATCCCAAGATTGAACCAAAGCAACACCTTTTtttattcctatttttattCAGCCAATTTACTCCTTTATAAATATTTGGTGCTACCAACTTCAATCCTCTCCTTTTTTATATGGTCTCATTAATTAACATGTATGTTTCATCATTTGTCTAATTTACtgttaatttaaaagaaatttatcatattatgtaaatatattttacaatcatattttagttattcGTTCTTCTATCTTTcgaaaaaaacaattaattctTAAATGtcatcaaaaatatttgttttacttaGTTAGAAATGTTGGAGTAAATAGGTAGGAAAACTTTTAAGAAGAAACTGAGAATTGTAAGCGGAAGTCTttcaatttttctatatttgaaATCACAGGAAAGTACAATTTTTTATAGATTTGAAATAGCAAACTACTATGTCATTAAGTAACCATTAATTCCATTAACTAAACAAGTAAATACTAACCAAAACACAACTAGAAAGTATTGCACCATGATCAACTTATTTGCTAACAACTAGCCCTAGAATATAGGACACTACTAACAAACTTCATTGACCAAGTAATACTTTGAATGAGTCTTCAATATTCCCCCTTGATTCAAAGTTACAGACACCAAGCGAAGCCCTCAAATAcataaggcataatacatatattggaccctaaacatgtcttcaaattttaaccttgaccttcaattttataatgcacaaacagacactttaagtatcaaacttttaaataaataaacacatgactGCTACATGGAAAAATACATGTAGTAcaccacgtaggctaaaaaatgacatgtaggataaCATGTAGAAcatgtgtgtttatttgtttaactttatacaagtttaagtgtctacttgtgtgtacccaaagttgaaggacataaatgtcatttgaattaaagttaaagggaataattatgtattatgccaataTATAAACTTGTCTGTTGAGAACAACTTCGTCAATATATCAATCAATTGCTTAGGAGTGCTCGATGATTCAATACAATCTCCTCCTTTGCAACCAAATCACGAATAAAATGGAAGGGACCATCATTGTGCTTCGTTCTAGTATGAAAATTTGGAATCTTTTCAATGGAGAATGATGCTTTGTTGTCGCAGTATATCCCTGTTACACCTTCTTGCTTCTGCTGAAGTTCTTCTAACATCCTTCTTAGCTAGATAGTTTAGCAAGCCGCTGAAGTGGCTGTAATGTACTCAACTTCAGCCGTGGATAAGGTTGTTGTAGCTTTCTTCTGTGACCTCCAATTTATTACTCTTGACCCAAGAGTAAAACTATGAGCTGAAATGCTTCGTCTATCATCCAATAAACAAGTATAGTCACTATCTGTGATCTCACATCATCTGAAGTTAGAAACTTGTGAATACAAAATTCCATAGTCCATACATAGAGACATATAACTTAGAATTCTTTTTTAGGCTCCAAAATGAACCTTTGAAGGTTGTTGCATAAACATGGATATAACACTAACAGAGAATATAATATCGGGATGAGTATGGGTTAGATAAATTAAACATCCAACCATTCTTCtgaaacttcaagaattgtCCCATCCTTAAGCTGCAGTATTTCACCAACATTCATAGGTGTAGCAGCAGGTGTGCAATTAAGTAAACAAAACTTAGTGAGAAGGTCCTTGGAATATTTCCTTTGTGAAATAAATATTCCATCTTCAACTTGATAGACTTCAAGGCAAAGAAATTAGTGTAATAACCCTATATCTGACATCTCAAACTCATTCATCACTTGAGACTTAAATTCATCCACCAGAGAAATAGAAGAGCTAGAATAAATGATACaataaacataaattcaaaCAATTATGAAATCATTACCTTTCTTCTTTAGTACAACGTTTGTTCATTCTCACTTCTCATATATCCCTTTCCCTGAAAATATCTATCGATTTTGCTATTACACGCTTGAGGGtcttgtttcaaaccatacaatgTGTTTTTTAGTTTGTAGACCTTCTTTTCATCTCCCTTATTTATGAAACCTTCTGGTTGTGCTACATAGACCTCTTTATGTAGGTCTGCATTGAGAAATGTCGACTTGACATCAAAATGATACACTCGCCATTGTGACTGTGTAGCCAATGCTAGAACAAgtctaacagattcaaatcgaGCAACTGGAGAAAatgtttcttcaaaatcaatACCATATTATTGCGCCTGTCCTTTTGCCACAAGACGAGCTTTATGCTTTGTACAGGGTCCCATACGCTACAAACTTTGCCTTGACACCCATTTCAAACCAATTGCATTTTTGTCTACTGGTAATTCCACCATCTCCCATGtgccaattttttaaatatatttcatttcttGTAACATCGCTCTCCGCCACTCTTCCTTTTCAGCCGCTTCTCCATAATATGTAGGATCTCAAACTGCAAAAGAAAATTGACAAGTTGTGTACATGACATTAGCATACTTTGGGTTTAGCTTTTCAAGCCTTCTTTATCTTCTTAATGGAATTGGATAATACGAATACTCTTCAAGAGTAGTAGATGAAGATTTTATGCTCCCTGAAGTTGAAGAAAGTGAATCTGGATAAGTGGTACTAGAACCGATTGTTGTAGCTATAGGAGTTGGCTACTGAATTGCATCAAAAGTGATTCTAGTGGGCATAGGAATCTGCACTTGCATCATTTTGTTGCTTCCATTCTAATTCCAGCTAGCCATTTCATCAAATATTCCATCCCTTCTAATTAAAATCTTTCTACTATGAGGGTTATACAATCTATATGCTTTAGATTGTGTATAGTAAccaaaaaaacacatttttaagATTATTCTTCTAAATTATGACAAAATTGGGAGTTTACCAAAGCAtaagaaatagaacaaaaaattcttaaataacTTATAGTTAGTTTTCTACCCTCCCAAACTTCAAATGGAGTTTGATAAGTAACAACCTTTGTTGGAGATAGATTCAAAAAATGGACTGATGTCTCTACAACTTCAGCCCAAAATTGATTGGGAACTCCATTTGCATATAACATGCTTCATGCTGTATCCACAACAATGCGATTTTTTCGCTCAGCAACACCATTTTGCTCAGGAGTATAAGGTGTTGTAAGTTCCCTTTGAAGGTAATTTTCCTCACGAAAGAGATTAAACTCCTTTGACGAGAATTTAGCGCCTCTATCTgtgcaaattttttttatgcactTTGCTTCACAACCTGGGTTTTGAAGTTCTTGAATGTTTCTGATATGCTTTCTAAAAAGTAGACCCAACTCATGCGACTACAATCATCAGTACATAGTACAAAAGAACGACTCCCACCAAAAGATGTAATATGCATATGTCCACATAAATCAACATGTATTAATTCAAGACACTTTGAAACCCTCTAAGCTTTTCCAACAGAAAAAGACTTCCTAGTTTGTTTTCCATAAATTCACCCTTCACACAATTAAATAGAATAAATTTTTGGTTGTCCATGATCCATACCCTTGTCAACTAGCAATTTCAGGCCCTTTATAATTAAGTGACCATACCTCAAATACCACAACTTCGACTCATCCTTTCCACTTGAAGCAAGTGCAAAACATTCCATGTTAGAAATATCCATCGGAAACATCTTGTTTTGTGTCATAGTGATGAAAACCGTTTTACCTGATTTCTTGTTTCGAATGACACAAGCATCATCATCAAACTAAACAGAATTGCCATCAGACATTAGTTGTCCAACACTCAATAAATTGTATCCTAAGTCATGTACAAATTGAACATTGTCCAACTTTTTAACTTTGTCGTGGCTAGTGTTAATACTCACAATGCATTTTCCTTTAACTTGCATCTCTTTTGTGTTGCCAAGCtgcacctttttctttttcttctcatctaGCTCCTGGAACAAAGATTTGGTTCCACTAGTATGATTTGAACATCCACTATATACAAACCATACATAGCCTGACTTGTGATGTGTATCAATGCAAGCCATAAAGAGATAATTCTGTTTCTCATTTTCTGTTGCTGCAAAGTTTATTTTCTGGTCTTTATACCAGCAACTTGCCTTTATATGCCCGTAGTGCTGACAATGATTACATTGAATGTCATTCTTTCTGTTACTTTGCTCATTCCTTCCTCTGTCTCTTCCATAGCCATGACAAAGACCACTACAAAATCCTCTTCTTCGTCGATTTCTGCTCACTGGACCATTGTTCTCACCATATTTGGTTGTTGCTTCCTTCACCTGGAATTcttatcttcatttttcttaaatatatcGATTGAGTCTCACCTCATGGGCTTGAAGAGATCTTGTGAGCTGATCAAATGAAAAAACTGTTAGATCCTTAGACTCTTCTATAAAAGCGACTACATAATTGAATTTTATAGTCATGCTTTGCAGTATCTTTTCCAAAATCGTTTGATCAGTAACCTTCTCGCCACATGATCGAATTTTGCTGACAACTGCCACTGCTTTGGACAAAAAATCAGTAATTGCTTCccaatttttcatcatcaaggttTCAAATATACGCCGAACTGATTACATTCTCACACAATGACCTTTGGAACACCTTCAAACTCCTTCTGCAGAATTGAACAAGCTTGATTTGATGTGTTTGCTGTTGCGATCCGTGAAAACTGGCTATCATGAACTGCCTACTGAATTAAAACTAGTGCTTTAGAGTCTTTTCTCTTACTATCTCGCAGTCAATTTTCTTCATCAGGATCTGCAGATCCTTGTTCTACCAAGTCCCAAAGATTTTGAGATTTGAGTATTGTTTTCATAAGAATATTCAAGAATTCATAGCTTTCTCCCTTGAAGACGAGAATGAGTGGTTGTGTCACACTCATTGCATTGCTATTGCTTGTCATGCCTCTGATACCAAATATGTTGGAGTAAATAGGCACGAACTCTTTTATGAAGAAACATAGAATTGTAAGCTGAAgtcttttctattttattctGTATTTGAAATCATCGAAAAGTATAGCTTTTTATAGACATGAAATAACAAACTACTAAGTCGTTAAGTGAATACTACTTCCATTAACTAAACAAGTAATTACTAacaaaaacacaacaagaaagtaTCGTACCATGATCAACATATTTGCTAAGAATTAGCCCTAGAATACAGGACATTACTAACAAAATTAAGTGACCAGGTCATACATTGaatcattctttaataaaaaatatattattatcatcgtcctcataatcatcatcatcatcattgttATCGTTCTCGTTATCGTCATCTATAACGCTTCGAGTGCTGCGACCCGAGAGTaacctagaagttagggaattCTTGAATCGAAACACAACATACTTGGcttctcggaggtcttgtacaatccctttgaCATCGTTCAATGCATActtgtatgaaaagtagtgcgaaatcaaaacttttcacacgaaataatAATACctcaaaatatctcttttatagaaaacataaagaaaggctaagtctcaaagtcaACATCTTggacatacaaatatattagGACACGaccatatttcatcatataaaaaattacaaagtcTGTTACAATAATTTCAATAAGGAAATCTAAACATCAAAATGACTTGTATCTAGTGAGGACATAGCAACTCTTTACTTAAATGAACACTAATCCAAGATTCCTATTTGAGACTCCTCTCCAATTCCACCTACACCTCTAGAGATAGACAAAATGAATGGAATTAGAACAAACACTTGTAATAATTAtgtcataatgcataaaatcatgataaacagACTTTTGTATGAAAAACTCTCTTTTTGAGAAAACCATTTTAAGACAAGTATATTAGTCACTTAAAAGTCaacatatatgaatataattcacatcatatatgaatataattcaCATTCCATAATATAACATCAACATCACTTGAACCCATATAAATGTATACACCTCCCACCAAAGGTTatactaagactcacttaagtaagacaagaagagaccgcccacACACCCTCGTCAAGCCTACCTAAACAATACTTAAGTCTACCTATGATaagatttttcccttttccttCATTTTCTCCCCACCTACGGTTAATCCAAGATTAACCTAAGTAGGACAAGAAGAGAcaacccatacaccctcttaaAGCTTACCTAAGAAACCCTCAAAAACTACCTTAGATAGAGCACATTCAAGTCAACATACATTAGCTAAAGTAATTATcattcattaagtcaattaCAAGACATTTCATTTATTAAGGACTTCACATGATTCTCTTAGAAAGACCTAGGTAACCTACACTCTAGCCCCATCAAAGCCTGCTCGTTCCAtttctagatagcgtcccattccactacctaaatgTTGTAGAACTTATCAAATACTAGAATGTATcgcacatgatgagaatagacaataacttACATAGACCATATTAGCTATCTATGGAATtcggagtctaccctactccgatgaagggtgttctacttgccgagggcagaactaggacacatcccatgtaggtacatgattaaggaatatcaaggtctTTTATGCACTCTTTTCTCCATCTCAAGTACAaatacattgtactctagtttCCTTCTTAAGTATATCTACAACCTATAATGTagtcactcggtgctagcctttgttctcatatagtaagttcaataaaagtagcatatgaagaggtacaaTCTCTTATTCATTACCTAGTCATAATGAACCTACCAAATATGGGTCCACTAGGTCTTCCACTCAATGGTTTAAAAGGATAGTTCATTCTTGACCTTCTTTATATATAGAAGGTTCCACATTTTAGTCATGCTTAGAAGGGCCccatcttaggtctaccgatcctagtcTTCCTTTCAACATTCATCTTTATATATACAAGACAAAGGTGTCTAAGCATATTAGGtagagatgttcatattcataatgtacatgtatcaagtaaggttTTCCAAGGCAAGACGCTCACATCttcacatataatatatcattctataagcacataGGCATAACCAATATCATATATAGGTCATCTTATATTTTGCAGTAGACTCATCAATATAGCCATCATAAGACTCTATAaccaagtaggaataatcatgcatcaactctaaaactacacATACAGAGACATAGTCATATCCTAACATAATCACCTAACATCATAAATAGAAGAACCCATACTATCACATTAATCACAAGTAAATAGTATACAAATTgtcataatatatcaagtagttGCCAACACGGCCattatcatcataatacataaagtaacgccgacgaggccacatatTTACAAGTTAAACATATAACACTCCCACCATAattggaccataccaataataataatcattcaAGACCTAGGCTACATAACATAGAGataattagggcagcgtaccacaaATCCATTTttaccacttcaatccatagctaactCGTCCAATAGGCCCTTAtccatggccatgatcatcaattcaatactataatcataatactcaatgaatcgaAATCAATTCAACGTAGATTATGAATCTAAGATAGCCTATGAATCAATCAAATACAGTTCATACATCATTctatatcacaaaaaaaaaactacactagaattcatataCATTGAGACATGATCCCctaacccataaaatagtcaaaactaggattGCATGATTTGCATGGTTGATAaaatttttaggttaaaatcatcaaattaacattaattcaatGATACTTGAtgtttcaaaatgttttatcaaataacccatggatagatcttaa
This window of the Solanum pennellii chromosome 2, SPENNV200 genome carries:
- the LOC107009816 gene encoding uncharacterized protein LOC107009816, whose protein sequence is MKNWEAITDFLSKAVAVVSKIRSCGEKVTDQTILEKILQSMTIKFNYVVAFIEESKDLTVFSFDQLTRSLQAHEVKEATTKYGENNGPVSRNRRRRGFCSGLCHGYGRDRGRNEQSNRKNDIQCNHCQHYGHIKASCWYKDQKINFAATENEKQNYLFMACIDTHHKSGYVWFVYSGCSNHTSGTKSLFQELDEKKKKKVQLGNTKEMQVKGKCIFDDDACVIRNKKSGKTVFITMTQNKMFPMDISNMECFALASSGKDESKLWYLRKHIRNIQELQNPGCEAKCIKKICTDRGAKFSSKEFNLFREENYLQRELTTPYTPEQNGVAERKNRIVVDTA